A single genomic interval of Deltaproteobacteria bacterium harbors:
- a CDS encoding iron ABC transporter permease encodes MELKGGEASRRPDPDMDMRVKETPIKRPLTPRKVAIVSLFLVLGSLLVAGASLVLGTADISPGKLLSLLAGKLQESDPARLILLRIRLPRILLSGIVGFALSLGGVVFQAILRNPLAEPFILGISSGAAFGAILGILAGFSFNMGIPITAFAGALATILLILALGSRQMGMESSTILLTGVIVNAFFTAIIMFVISTTADSRLHTMLFWLYGDLSQSRYIPLAVLTPVLLAGSVVLYAHARHLNLMTAGEEVASQLGVEVERTKKVCLVIISLVIGLVVSFSGLIGFVGLIVPHLTRMALGSDHRLLIPAASIGGAAFLVAADTIARTVISPNEIPVGVVTAFLGAPFFIYLLKTRGSRWTRS; translated from the coding sequence TTGGAACTGAAAGGGGGAGAGGCGTCCAGGCGGCCGGATCCCGACATGGATATGCGTGTAAAGGAGACCCCAATCAAGCGGCCCTTGACGCCACGAAAGGTGGCGATCGTATCGCTTTTCCTTGTCCTTGGGTCCCTGCTTGTGGCGGGTGCTTCCCTTGTCCTCGGAACGGCCGATATCTCCCCGGGAAAGCTCCTGTCCCTTCTAGCCGGAAAGCTTCAGGAGTCCGATCCTGCACGCTTGATCCTCCTCAGGATCCGGCTTCCGAGGATCCTTCTTTCAGGAATCGTCGGTTTCGCCCTCTCCCTCGGAGGAGTGGTATTCCAGGCCATCTTGAGAAACCCCCTGGCCGAGCCCTTCATCCTTGGGATCTCGAGCGGTGCGGCCTTCGGGGCGATTCTCGGCATACTGGCGGGCTTCAGTTTCAATATGGGTATTCCCATAACGGCCTTTGCCGGCGCCCTGGCGACCATCCTGTTGATCCTTGCCCTGGGATCCCGGCAGATGGGTATGGAGTCTTCCACGATCCTGCTTACGGGGGTCATCGTGAACGCCTTTTTCACGGCCATCATCATGTTCGTCATCTCCACCACGGCGGACAGCCGCCTCCACACCATGCTGTTCTGGCTTTACGGGGATCTTTCCCAGAGCCGGTACATCCCCCTGGCCGTACTGACTCCTGTCCTTCTTGCGGGCTCCGTCGTCCTTTACGCCCACGCCCGCCACCTGAACTTGATGACGGCAGGGGAAGAGGTCGCCTCTCAGCTCGGGGTGGAGGTGGAGAGGACCAAGAAGGTGTGCCTGGTGATCATTTCCCTGGTCATCGGTCTGGTGGTCTCCTTTTCCGGGCTCATCGGATTCGTGGGCTTGATCGTACCCCACCTAACCCGGATGGCCCTTGGATCCGATCACCGGCTCCTGATTCCCGCGGCTTCCATCGGCGGGGCCGCATTCCTGGTCGCAGCGGATACCATTGCCCGGACAGTCATCTCCCCCAATGAAATTCCCGTTGGGGTGGTGACGGCCTTTCTCGGGGCTCCCTTTTTCATCTACCTCCTGAAGACGAGGGGAAGCCGGTGGACCCGATCCTGA
- a CDS encoding ABC transporter ATP-binding protein — protein sequence MDPILTLRNVGYRYGSTWAVRNVSLEVSPGDILGILGPNGSGKSTLLRIMDGILVPREGEVLLRGRPLKGIKRPQLAREVAMVSQENHFRFSFSVLEVVLMGRFPHLKGLRFEDERDLEAAEEALRATDALALAGRSIHELSGGEKQRVLLARALAQEPEIILLDEPTSFLDLKYKGEIFGLISSLSREKGLSVVLVSHDIDLAARYCHRLVLLKEGEVFDIGDPGVVLTGPALEAVYDCPVLVDRHPATGKPRVSLM from the coding sequence GTGGACCCGATCCTGACCCTCCGAAACGTGGGCTACAGGTACGGAAGCACCTGGGCCGTGAGAAACGTCAGCCTGGAAGTGAGCCCCGGCGATATCCTGGGAATCCTGGGCCCCAACGGTTCGGGCAAGAGCACTCTGCTCAGGATCATGGACGGGATTCTGGTCCCCCGGGAGGGGGAGGTCCTCCTGCGGGGAAGGCCGCTTAAAGGAATAAAGCGACCTCAATTGGCCCGGGAGGTCGCCATGGTGTCACAGGAGAACCACTTCAGGTTCTCCTTCTCCGTTCTGGAGGTCGTGCTCATGGGGCGGTTTCCCCACTTGAAGGGCCTTCGCTTCGAAGACGAAAGGGACTTGGAAGCGGCCGAGGAGGCCCTCCGGGCAACCGATGCCCTGGCCCTGGCGGGACGCTCTATCCACGAGCTGTCCGGTGGTGAGAAACAACGCGTCCTCCTTGCAAGGGCCTTGGCCCAGGAACCGGAAATCATACTCCTGGACGAACCCACGTCTTTCCTGGACCTGAAATACAAGGGGGAGATCTTCGGGCTCATCTCCTCTCTGAGCCGCGAAAAGGGACTGAGCGTGGTCCTGGTCTCCCATGATATCGACCTGGCGGCCCGCTATTGCCACCGCCTGGTGTTGCTCAAGGAAGGGGAGGTCTTCGATATCGGGGACCCGGGAGTGGTCCTGACCGGCCCCGCCCTGGAGGCGGTCTACGACTGCCCCGTCCTGGTGGACCGTCACCCCGCCACGGGAAAACCCCGGGTGAGTCTGATGTGA
- a CDS encoding biopolymer transporter ExbD gives MKVRIPGPRRPRIEMLPLIDIVFLLLVFFIYAMLSMAVHRGLPVRLPVSNTAKIDKTSIISVTVKEDGTVYLDKRKTNLRGLEQELRRRARGGGEKGVLLFADRGLPYQRLFQVLDTIRTAGLTRISLQAEVDSSP, from the coding sequence ATGAAGGTTCGGATTCCAGGCCCCAGACGTCCGCGCATCGAGATGTTGCCCCTCATCGACATCGTTTTCCTTCTTTTGGTCTTTTTCATCTATGCCATGCTTTCCATGGCCGTTCACAGGGGCCTTCCCGTCCGTCTTCCCGTATCAAACACGGCAAAGATCGACAAGACCTCCATCATTTCCGTGACGGTGAAGGAGGACGGGACCGTTTACCTGGATAAGCGTAAGACGAACCTGAGGGGGCTTGAACAGGAGTTGAGGAGGCGTGCCCGGGGCGGTGGAGAAAAAGGAGTGCTGCTTTTCGCCGACCGGGGGCTTCCTTACCAGAGGCTCTTTCAGGTGCTGGACACCATAAGGACGGCGGGCCTTACCCGCATTTCCCTCCAGGCGGAGGTGGATTCGTCGCCGTGA
- a CDS encoding lysophospholipid acyltransferase family protein: MEKTQFRWYDGALLRVVPPLAALLIKSWMLTCRVVETRGREKAEEALERAGGRAVFGTWHQRMSYHFHHLGARGITVMISQSRDGEYAARVATWLGFKNVRGSSTRGGSKALRDLIERLKEGAIGGMLADGPQGPPRVAKIGSVLMARNAGVPLIPVLWGADRCWVLNSWDRFLVPKPFARIALYYGDPIWVPPEADGEVLEVYRRRFEDLLNQGARWCDEQFGAERPWRKAGKKGLPEIGPLPPPS; encoded by the coding sequence TTGGAAAAAACTCAGTTTCGATGGTACGACGGTGCGCTCCTGCGGGTAGTGCCCCCGCTTGCGGCCCTGTTGATAAAGTCCTGGATGCTCACCTGCAGGGTTGTGGAGACAAGGGGCAGGGAAAAGGCGGAAGAGGCCCTTGAGCGGGCCGGAGGAAGGGCGGTTTTCGGTACGTGGCACCAGAGGATGAGCTACCATTTTCACCACCTGGGCGCGCGAGGGATCACGGTAATGATCAGCCAGAGCCGGGACGGAGAATACGCCGCTAGGGTCGCGACCTGGCTTGGGTTCAAGAACGTACGGGGATCCTCGACCCGGGGGGGTTCCAAGGCGCTCAGGGACCTGATTGAACGGCTCAAGGAGGGTGCGATCGGGGGCATGTTGGCCGACGGTCCCCAGGGGCCCCCGAGGGTGGCCAAAATCGGTTCCGTGCTCATGGCGCGAAACGCCGGCGTCCCGCTCATCCCGGTCCTCTGGGGGGCGGACAGGTGCTGGGTCCTCAATTCCTGGGACCGTTTTCTGGTCCCCAAGCCCTTTGCCCGGATCGCCCTCTATTACGGCGATCCCATATGGGTGCCCCCTGAGGCCGACGGCGAGGTTCTCGAGGTCTACCGCAGGAGATTCGAAGATCTGCTGAATCAAGGTGCCCGCTGGTGCGACGAGCAGTTCGGAGCGGAAAGGCCCTGGCGAAAGGCCGGTAAAAAGGGCCTCCCCGAAATCGGTCCTCTACCTCCTCCTTCCTGA
- a CDS encoding MotA/TolQ/ExbB proton channel family protein — MIDFFIKGGPVMYPLLLCSILSLTVILERAFFWVREDFHRNQPLVDEVLELCRQGDWEKIKEKVRGSKDYIIRILVSGILHREFSMSKAMETAAADEIKRMRRYLIVLDTMITVAPLLGIFGTVIGIISSFELLGTAGIEHPQAVTAGIAQALITTASGLGIAILSVLPYNYFNSRVENAASAIEKYATSLEIVYEKLVSASEEEGGERP, encoded by the coding sequence ATGATCGATTTTTTCATCAAGGGCGGACCTGTCATGTACCCGCTTCTATTGTGTTCCATCCTGTCCCTGACAGTCATCCTGGAGCGGGCGTTTTTTTGGGTCCGTGAGGATTTCCATCGTAACCAACCCCTTGTGGACGAGGTCCTGGAACTCTGCCGCCAAGGGGATTGGGAAAAGATCAAGGAGAAGGTCAGGGGATCCAAGGACTATATCATCCGAATCCTGGTCAGCGGGATCCTTCACAGGGAGTTTTCCATGAGCAAGGCCATGGAGACGGCGGCGGCCGATGAAATCAAGCGGATGCGCCGCTACCTGATCGTGCTGGATACCATGATCACGGTGGCTCCCCTGCTGGGAATCTTCGGAACGGTGATTGGAATCATCTCCTCCTTTGAGCTCCTGGGCACGGCGGGGATTGAGCATCCCCAGGCGGTGACGGCCGGTATCGCCCAGGCCCTGATCACGACGGCCTCGGGCTTGGGGATCGCCATTCTCAGCGTCCTGCCCTATAATTACTTTAACTCGCGGGTTGAAAACGCGGCCTCTGCGATAGAGAAATATGCTACCAGCCTGGAGATCGTTTACGAAAAGCTGGTTTCCGCCAGCGAAGAAGAAGGGGGGGAGAGGCCATGA
- a CDS encoding cobalamin-binding protein produces the protein MGRLKKTALLGSALLFLIFSWTDSAPCSVFTDALGRSVRLDAPPQRIVSLAPSLTEILFSLGLGERVVGVTRFSSYPPEASRKPKVGSYINLNVEKIISLAPDLVIGTVDGNARDAVELLEKAGIRVFLVNPRNLGQVIQSVAILGRLCGVPGRGEHLSRRLWSRVSSVQEKVGSRRRPRVFLQINIRPIMTVNRNTYHNDLIRLAGGINITRDERANYPRISIEEVIRRKPEVILISSMERGGRFEEARRDWMAWRSIPAVRKGRVCLIESDLIDRPSPRIVAGLERMARIIHPEADWN, from the coding sequence ATGGGCAGATTGAAAAAAACGGCACTTCTGGGGTCGGCTCTCCTTTTTCTCATTTTCTCCTGGACGGATTCGGCCCCGTGCTCGGTTTTCACGGACGCCCTCGGAAGATCGGTCCGGCTGGATGCGCCTCCCCAGAGGATCGTCTCCCTGGCTCCCAGCCTGACGGAAATCCTTTTCTCCCTTGGTCTGGGGGAGAGAGTGGTCGGGGTGACCCGGTTCAGCTCTTACCCGCCCGAGGCTTCCAGGAAACCGAAAGTCGGGAGCTACATCAACCTGAATGTGGAAAAGATCATCAGCCTTGCCCCGGACCTGGTCATCGGGACAGTGGACGGGAACGCCCGGGATGCGGTGGAGTTGCTGGAGAAGGCCGGCATTCGGGTCTTTCTGGTAAATCCTAGAAATTTAGGGCAGGTGATCCAGTCCGTGGCGATCCTGGGGCGTCTCTGTGGTGTCCCGGGGAGGGGCGAGCACTTGTCGAGGCGCCTGTGGAGCCGGGTGAGCAGCGTTCAGGAGAAGGTCGGCTCCAGGAGAAGACCCCGGGTTTTTCTTCAGATCAACATCCGCCCGATCATGACCGTGAACAGGAACACATATCATAATGACCTGATCCGGCTGGCAGGCGGCATCAACATCACCCGGGATGAGAGGGCGAACTATCCCCGAATCAGTATCGAGGAGGTCATCCGGAGGAAACCCGAGGTGATCTTGATCTCTTCCATGGAAAGGGGCGGACGATTCGAGGAGGCGCGGAGGGATTGGATGGCCTGGCGGTCCATCCCGGCGGTCCGAAAGGGCAGGGTTTGCCTCATCGAATCGGACCTGATCGATCGACCATCTCCCCGGATCGTTGCAGGGCTTGAGAGGATGGCCCGGATCATTCACCCGGAGGCGGATTGGAACTGA
- a CDS encoding energy transducer TonB, which yields MRPLLPAAGLALMLHGLIFYFSPHWSPKIVPPRLRKEPLSLALSYRESPKKVISSPPRETASERRPPLAPPKKSTPPPPRKRRSQPPKPAKKPQKKMTMHPPRVLKTREIRRSPPPKPSPAPAKVPEPGPVASISPSLGNPGRGSSFHLRGPNAVLRQSPVRGAGRAESAAPAAPTLREAMPLYKENRPPRYPRIARRRGYQGVVQMEVLVDREGKAKEVRLLHSSGYPVLDKAALNAVRKWRFEPGKRGDEPVEMWVVVPVRFRLK from the coding sequence GTGAGACCCCTTTTGCCGGCAGCCGGCCTGGCCCTTATGCTTCATGGCCTGATTTTCTATTTTTCCCCCCACTGGAGCCCGAAGATCGTTCCGCCCCGGCTCCGGAAGGAACCCCTCAGCCTGGCCCTCAGTTACCGGGAGTCTCCCAAAAAGGTTATTTCTTCACCTCCCAGGGAGACGGCGAGCGAGAGAAGACCTCCACTCGCCCCGCCGAAGAAATCCACCCCCCCGCCGCCCCGCAAAAGGCGGTCCCAGCCCCCGAAACCTGCCAAAAAACCCCAAAAAAAGATGACCATGCATCCCCCCAGGGTCCTGAAAACCCGCGAGATCAGAAGATCCCCGCCGCCCAAGCCCAGCCCCGCTCCGGCCAAGGTTCCAGAACCTGGCCCCGTGGCCTCAATCTCCCCTTCCCTGGGCAACCCGGGCAGGGGTTCCTCTTTTCACCTCCGGGGTCCCAATGCGGTCCTTAGGCAGAGCCCGGTCCGAGGTGCCGGAAGAGCGGAAAGTGCAGCCCCCGCTGCTCCGACGCTTCGTGAAGCCATGCCTCTTTACAAGGAAAACCGCCCCCCCCGCTACCCCCGGATCGCCCGCAGGAGGGGCTACCAGGGGGTGGTTCAGATGGAGGTCCTGGTGGACCGGGAGGGGAAGGCGAAGGAGGTTCGACTTCTCCATTCAAGCGGGTATCCCGTGTTGGACAAGGCGGCCCTGAATGCAGTCCGGAAGTGGCGTTTTGAGCCCGGGAAGAGAGGAGATGAACCCGTTGAAATGTGGGTCGTGGTGCCGGTTCGTTTTCGGTTGAAGTGA